A single Mangrovimonas sp. YM274 DNA region contains:
- a CDS encoding ParB/RepB/Spo0J family partition protein — translation MAKAVKKQALGRGLSALLKDPTNDINSVQDKNADKVIGNIVDLDIMSIEINPFQPRTNFNEEALRELATSIKELGVIQPITVRKLDFNKYQLVSGERRFRASKLLGLETIPAYIRIANDQESLEMALVENIQRQDLDPIEIALSYQRLIDEINLTQEQMSDRVGKKRSTIANYLRLLKLDPIIQTGMRDGFISMGHGRAIINIEDQNAQLEIYEKIISNKLSVRDTEALVKTYQEEKTVKIPKSKSAQQELPVFIKDGIKEFSEYFGHKINVKVSKNGKGTISIPFHSEEDFNRMQKLVKGVK, via the coding sequence ATGGCGAAGGCAGTAAAAAAACAGGCCTTAGGAAGAGGACTTTCCGCACTTCTTAAGGACCCCACTAATGATATAAATTCAGTTCAAGATAAAAATGCCGATAAAGTTATTGGCAATATTGTGGATTTGGACATTATGTCCATTGAAATCAATCCATTCCAACCCCGTACCAATTTTAACGAAGAGGCCCTTCGAGAATTGGCCACTTCTATCAAAGAACTTGGGGTCATCCAACCTATCACGGTTAGAAAGTTAGATTTCAACAAATACCAATTGGTATCTGGAGAGCGTCGTTTTAGAGCTTCCAAACTATTGGGCTTGGAAACCATTCCTGCCTACATCCGTATTGCCAACGACCAAGAGTCTTTGGAAATGGCTTTGGTGGAGAACATCCAACGTCAGGATCTGGATCCTATAGAAATAGCTCTGTCCTACCAACGTTTGATTGACGAAATCAACCTGACTCAGGAACAAATGAGTGACCGCGTAGGAAAAAAACGTTCTACCATTGCCAACTACTTGCGTTTGTTGAAATTGGATCCAATCATCCAAACAGGAATGCGTGACGGCTTTATTTCTATGGGACATGGTCGTGCGATCATTAACATTGAAGACCAGAACGCCCAATTGGAGATTTACGAAAAAATCATTTCCAATAAATTATCCGTACGTGATACCGAAGCTCTGGTAAAAACTTACCAAGAAGAAAAAACCGTTAAAATACCAAAAAGTAAATCGGCTCAGCAAGAATTACCGGTGTTCATCAAAGATGGTATTAAAGAGTTCTCGGAATACTTTGGACACAAAATTAACGTTAAAGTTTCCAAGAATGGTAAAGGAACAATTTCCATCCCCTTCCATTCCGAAGAAGATTTTAACCGTATGCAAAAATTAGTCAAAGGTGTCAAATAA
- a CDS encoding DUF5683 domain-containing protein — MSNKLFYSTLFFILCHFSGNAQTQTDSTAVETDLMVVQDSVKRRPLNILAPSKAAFYSAVLPGLGQAYNKKYWKIPIVYAALGTGIYFYVDNSKQYDRYRDAYKRRLAGFKDDEFWGEDSEGNPLDSPRLSNDGLVRAQKTLRSNKEVSLLVTLGLYALNIIDANVDAHLLQYNIDENLALKPHFKYNEQDNSSDLGLTLNFKF, encoded by the coding sequence GTGTCAAATAAGCTTTTTTATAGTACGCTTTTTTTCATCCTATGTCATTTTTCAGGTAACGCTCAAACTCAAACGGACAGTACCGCTGTAGAAACCGACCTTATGGTGGTTCAAGACAGTGTAAAACGACGTCCGTTGAATATTTTGGCGCCTTCAAAGGCTGCTTTCTATTCTGCTGTGTTGCCTGGTTTAGGACAGGCCTACAATAAAAAATACTGGAAAATCCCTATTGTTTATGCAGCATTGGGAACCGGTATTTACTTTTATGTGGACAATAGCAAACAGTACGATCGCTATCGCGATGCCTACAAACGCCGGTTGGCCGGTTTTAAGGATGATGAATTTTGGGGAGAAGATAGCGAGGGCAATCCCCTAGACTCGCCTCGCCTGTCCAACGATGGCCTTGTTAGAGCCCAAAAAACGTTACGAAGCAACAAAGAAGTGTCACTATTGGTGACCTTGGGACTCTATGCCTTGAATATTATAGATGCCAATGTCGATGCGCATTTACTGCAGTACAATATCGACGAAAACCTGGCATTAAAACCGCACTTTAAATATAACGAACAAGATAATAGTTCCGATTTGGGACTTACCCTCAATTTTAAATTTTAG
- the dapB gene encoding 4-hydroxy-tetrahydrodipicolinate reductase, which yields MKIALLGYGKMGKAIEAIAIDRGHSIVIKANADTDDYDITEADVAIDFSVPSSAFKNISRCLSNGVPVISGTTGWLQDYDKAVELCNANEGAFIYASNFSLGVNLFFELNRVLANLMKGQPQYQVSMEEIHHTQKLDAPSGTAITLAEGIIDNNATYNNWTLEAPQEDQIQIEAKRIADVPGTHVINYDSEIDSIQISHTAHNRQGFALGAVIAAEWIVGKKGVFSMKNVLNIG from the coding sequence ATGAAAATAGCCTTATTGGGATACGGAAAAATGGGAAAGGCCATCGAAGCCATTGCCATAGACCGTGGACACTCTATTGTAATTAAAGCCAATGCCGATACCGATGATTATGATATTACCGAAGCTGATGTAGCCATAGATTTTAGTGTTCCCTCTTCGGCATTTAAAAATATTTCAAGGTGCCTTAGCAACGGGGTGCCTGTCATTTCTGGAACCACAGGATGGCTACAGGACTATGACAAGGCAGTTGAGCTTTGTAATGCCAATGAAGGTGCCTTTATTTATGCGTCTAATTTCAGCCTTGGTGTCAACCTCTTTTTTGAGTTGAACCGTGTGTTGGCCAACTTGATGAAAGGACAACCGCAATACCAAGTGAGCATGGAGGAAATCCACCACACTCAAAAATTGGATGCCCCTAGCGGAACGGCCATTACACTAGCCGAAGGAATTATCGACAACAATGCCACCTACAACAATTGGACTTTGGAAGCGCCTCAAGAGGACCAAATCCAAATTGAAGCGAAACGTATTGCCGACGTTCCGGGAACCCACGTAATCAACTACGATTCTGAAATTGATTCCATTCAAATTTCACACACGGCGCACAACCGTCAAGGGTTTGCTTTGGGAGCTGTGATTGCTGCGGAATGGATTGTTGGAAAAAAAGGTGTATTTTCGATGAAAAATGTGTTAAACATTGGTTAA
- the lepB gene encoding signal peptidase I, translating to MTLSQWFIFFLAVQLIHGLGTWKLYVKAGRQAWEAFVPVYNAVILMKIINRPWWWTILLFVPIVNLIMFPVVWVETARSFKKNSTTDTLLAVATLGFYNYYLNYVADVTYVENRDLHPRTALGDWVSSILFAIVAATIVHTYFIQPFTIPTSSLEKTLLVGDFLFVSKVNYGARIPMTTIAAPMVHDTIPGAKIKSYIPKFELPYLRLPGFEDIERNDIVVFNWPVDTMLDMYHTDKYYYKPIDKKTNYVKRCVGIPGDSLELRDGYVYINGEQNDLPDRAKLQFSYEISFKRGLQTQEILSLLNRYDISDGFRMRTRDITDWIWVPAASDEAIARLKNHPDVANIATTKQPKGERSPGIFPSNVAYNWNNDNFGPLYIPKEGATIDLNLETLPLYKHLITHYEGHKLSVNGNQILVDGQPTTSYTFAKDYYWMMGDNRHNSQDSRVWGFVPFDHVVGKPVFIWMSWGNGKPRWERWFTTVEGSGKPTSYLIPFLVLLAGWFGFSKWRKRKSQ from the coding sequence ATGACATTATCACAATGGTTTATCTTTTTCCTTGCCGTACAACTAATTCACGGCTTGGGAACCTGGAAACTTTATGTTAAAGCAGGACGTCAGGCATGGGAAGCATTTGTTCCCGTATATAACGCCGTCATCCTCATGAAAATCATTAACAGACCTTGGTGGTGGACCATTTTGTTATTTGTTCCTATTGTGAACCTAATCATGTTTCCGGTAGTTTGGGTGGAAACAGCCAGAAGCTTCAAAAAAAATTCTACCACCGATACCCTTTTGGCAGTTGCCACTCTAGGATTTTACAATTACTATTTAAACTATGTAGCGGACGTTACTTATGTTGAAAACAGAGATTTACATCCACGAACTGCTTTAGGAGATTGGGTGAGCTCTATCTTGTTTGCCATTGTGGCTGCAACCATTGTGCACACCTATTTTATCCAACCCTTTACCATTCCTACCTCCTCTTTGGAAAAGACTCTTTTGGTAGGAGATTTCCTGTTTGTAAGTAAGGTAAACTATGGAGCTAGAATCCCAATGACAACAATTGCCGCGCCTATGGTACACGATACCATTCCTGGTGCCAAAATAAAATCGTATATCCCAAAATTTGAATTGCCCTATTTAAGGCTACCTGGTTTTGAAGATATTGAGCGTAACGATATTGTGGTGTTCAATTGGCCTGTAGATACCATGTTGGACATGTATCACACGGACAAGTATTACTACAAACCGATCGACAAAAAGACCAACTATGTAAAACGTTGCGTGGGAATTCCAGGGGATTCTTTGGAATTAAGAGATGGCTATGTTTACATCAACGGAGAGCAAAATGACCTTCCAGATCGTGCCAAGCTGCAATTCTCTTATGAAATCTCTTTTAAAAGAGGCCTTCAAACCCAAGAAATTCTATCATTACTAAATAGATATGACATTTCTGATGGTTTCCGAATGAGAACTAGAGATATCACAGATTGGATTTGGGTTCCTGCAGCAAGTGATGAAGCCATCGCACGCTTAAAAAATCATCCGGATGTAGCCAATATCGCCACAACAAAACAGCCTAAAGGAGAACGCTCTCCCGGGATTTTCCCGAGTAATGTTGCCTACAACTGGAACAACGACAATTTTGGACCATTGTATATCCCTAAAGAAGGAGCGACCATTGATTTGAACCTTGAAACATTGCCACTTTACAAACACTTAATTACCCATTACGAAGGGCATAAATTGTCTGTAAATGGAAACCAAATCCTTGTAGATGGACAACCTACTACTAGTTACACTTTTGCCAAGGATTATTACTGGATGATGGGAGACAACCGTCATAATTCACAAGATTCACGTGTTTGGGGCTTTGTACCGTTTGATCACGTGGTTGGGAAACCTGTATTTATCTGGATGAGCTGGGGCAATGGCAAACCGCGTTGGGAACGTTGGTTCACCACTGTTGAAGGCAGTGGTAAACCTACTTCCTACTTGATACCATTTTTGGTATTATTGGCTGGCTGGTTTGGCTTCAGCAAATGGAGAAAACGCAAATCACAATAA
- a CDS encoding WbqC family protein has product MDIVIHPTYFPNVAHFAAMLQADNVILERCDNYQKQTYRNRTYIYAANGKLLLNIPIRHTQKNRQLYKDVKIANDTDWQLLHWKSLESAYRTSPYFEFYEADLEPLFKTPFESLLDFNIKCLEAICECLQVEIAFTNTSEYQKELVAPVEDFRNLVNSKKEPSRKFEPYTQVFGDKHGFISNLSILDLLFCEGPNSITYLEAQKLQK; this is encoded by the coding sequence ATGGATATTGTTATACACCCCACCTATTTTCCCAATGTAGCGCATTTTGCGGCCATGTTGCAGGCAGATAATGTTATCTTGGAAAGGTGTGACAACTATCAAAAACAGACCTACCGAAACCGCACCTATATTTATGCGGCCAATGGTAAGTTACTGTTGAACATTCCTATTAGGCATACCCAAAAAAACAGACAGCTCTATAAAGATGTAAAAATTGCCAACGATACTGATTGGCAATTGCTACATTGGAAATCATTGGAATCGGCTTATCGCACCTCTCCGTATTTTGAGTTTTACGAAGCCGATTTGGAACCTTTGTTCAAAACACCTTTTGAATCGCTTTTAGACTTTAATATAAAATGCCTAGAAGCCATTTGCGAGTGCTTACAGGTTGAGATTGCGTTCACCAACACTTCTGAATACCAAAAGGAACTCGTAGCTCCTGTAGAGGATTTCAGAAATTTGGTAAATAGCAAAAAAGAACCCTCAAGAAAATTTGAGCCCTATACCCAAGTGTTTGGAGATAAACACGGTTTTATTTCTAACCTCAGTATTTTGGATTTGTTATTTTGCGAGGG